Proteins from a single region of Antechinus flavipes isolate AdamAnt ecotype Samford, QLD, Australia chromosome 2, AdamAnt_v2, whole genome shotgun sequence:
- the LOC127546905 gene encoding N-formyl peptide receptor 2-like — MAWNGSRHDLLVSWSLEIQTLMALPMENVTILPQESSLAPLDTAVDSVHPVWAALDILCIIIFGITFITGTVGNALVIWVAGFCMPCTVNTVWFVNIAVADFAFCLSLPLNMTFVILHRHWPFGRVLCKLHGAMNNLNFFASVFLVSLYSVDRCVTVYCPLWARKHRRPHLAAFGALGAWIMALAFCGSSLVIKDTITYQGITYCYNNYDIWNETHKNYSLWQQIAIPRYYTLIIIRSVCGFVGPAVIIGVSYSLISAKLWKNKLASSSRPYRVLMAVVVAFFLCWLPFHVLQWAEFISSLKDYKALYNIIQRLGSLSTSLAFLNSCLNPVLYVFIGHDYREQLLHSLPAALERAFAEEPRTKDIASEGHKIIRYQQKLFPLAAKFSK; from the exons ATGGCATGGAATGGAAGTAGACACGATTTACTTGTCTCCTGGAGCCTGGAGATCCAAACACTTATG GCTCTTCCAATGGAGAACGTGACAATATTGCCTCAGGAGAGCTCCTTAGCACCTCTGGACACAGCTGTTGACTCTGTTCATCCTGTCTGGGCTGCTCTTGATATCCTGTGCATAATCATCTTTGGAATAACATTCATCACGGGTACAGTTGGCAATGCACTTGTCATCTGGGTGGCTGGTTTTTGTATGCCTTGTACTGTCAATACTGTGTGGTTTGTGAACATCGCTGTGGCTGACTTtgctttctgcctctctctgccaCTCAACATGACCTTTGTGATTCTGCATAGACACTGGCCATTTGGTCGGGTTCTCTGCAAACTCCATGGTGCTATGAATAATCTCAACTTCTTCGCCAGTGTCTTCCTAGTGTCCCTCTATTCGGTGGACCGCTGTGTCACTGTATATTGTCCCCTTTGGGCCAGAAAACACCGAAGGCCACATTTGGCAGCCTTTGGGGCTTTGGGAGCCTGGATTATGGCCCTTGCCTTCTGTGGTTCCTCATTAGTGATCAAGGACACAATCACATACCAAGGTATCACCTACTGCTACAATAACTATGATATCTGGAATGAAACCCATAAGAACTACAGCCTGTGGCAGCAGATCGCCATCCCTCGGTATTATACTCTTATCATCATCCGTTCAGTATGTGGCTTTGTGGGACCGGCAGTTATAATTGGAGTCTCTTATAGCCTGATAAGTGCCAAGCTTTGGAAGAATAAGCTTGCATCGTCTAGCCGGCCCTATCGGGTCCTCATGGCTGTGGTTGTTGCTTTCTTCCTCTGCTGGCTACCTTTCCATGTGCTACAGTGGGCAGAATTCATTTCCTCTTTGAAGGACTATAAGGCCCTCTACAACATTATCCAACGGTTGGGCTCATTATCCACCTCTTTGGCCTTCTTGAATAGCTGCCTCAATCCAGTGCTTTATGTTTTCATTGGGCATGATTATCGTGAGCAGTTGCTCCACTCTCTGCCAGCTGCCCTGGAACGAGCCTTTGCTGAGGAGCCACGGACAAAGGACATTGCTTCTGAAGGTCACAAGATTATAAGATATCAACAAAAACTGTTTCCACTTGCAGCTAAATTTTCAAAGTAA